AATATGATTGCCTACATTGATGTCTAAAGGAATGAATTGCCTTTCAGCCACTCCCCTATGGGTGTTTTCAGAAATTCTTATGCCTAAGGTGCCGGTTTCCTTAAATAGAATATTTACCAAATGGTCAACCAAATCCGGTTTGCAGATTATCTTAATCAATTGGCCAGGCCTGTTTTTCTTCATGACAATAGGCACCATTGAAACATCTGAAGCCCCTTCAATCAAGAGTAAGTCAAACAGGAATCCCAATTCTTCACCGGACATATGATCAATATTGGTTTCAATCACACAGATTTTGTGTTTTCCGTTTGTATCCTTAGATTTGATGACTCTTAGGACATTCGGGAAATCAAATTCCTTTGAACCGCAGCCATATGCAATCTCTTCAGGAGACATCATAGGAGCGAATTCCAAGAATTCATCACAGAACTCCATATACAATGCACAGCCAGTAGGTGTTGCAAGTTCACTGTCCACTGGACCTCCTACACATTTAGCTTCTCCCTTTGAGAAATCTCCAAATTCCTCGTCAGTCAATCCTTTGAGAATATCTAAGCTTGCAGGAGCCGGAACAGGAATTCTTCCATGTGCAGTTTCAACTGATCCTCCGCCAACTGCAATAGGAAGGCCGACAACCTTGTCCTTATCCATTCCCAAATCAAAGTAAGCACAGATGGAACCGAAAACATCGGCTATGGCATCTGCAGCGCCAACTTCATGGAAATGAACATCTTCAAGGCTTTTGCCATGAACTCCAGACTCGGAAATGGCTATTCTTTTAAAGACCCGTTTAGCCAGTTCAACCATTTCGTCTGTTAAATTTTCAATCTCTGCAAATTTTAAAAGGTCAATTTTTTCAAAAAAATCTGAAAAATGAATGTGATGATTGTTTTCATTATCCTCATCGATTGTCTTTACATTACAGAATGTGGCATCGATTCCTGCCTTATTCACCTTGGTTAAAGATACCTCTACCTCTCCAAAGTCAACTGCCACATCTTCCATAAGATTCTTAACTTTTTCCTCATCAGCTCCCAAATCCACAAGAGCTCCAATAATCATATTCCCAGAAATTCCTGCATTCTGAGGATCTATAATGTAAACCATAAAATGACTTCCTTAAGTTTGAAATTTGTAATTGCAATATTTTTGAATTCTCTGAATAATTCTTAAATAATTCTCTAAATAATTTTCTAAATAATTCTCTAAATTAATATATATAATTACAATTAAATAATATTTGTTATAAAAATATATTCATTAAAATAGTTTTTTATATTGATTCTATTGTTAAATAATTTGAATCATTCCAAAGAAAAGGACTTATAGCAATTGAAAAGAGGAATCCAATTGTCTAAAAAAAGCAAAAACAATAAGAATATCAAGGAAATTGAAAGCATCAAAAAGAGCTTGGTAAATGGTGAACTGATTAAAAATGAAGATGCCCTATATATCAATAATCCTGATTATTTTTTAACATTCAGCGATTTGGAAATAAGCGATGGGATTGACATAATTGAAAACATCATGGTCCTGTCAGACAATTACATCAGTTTCAATAGAGAAAATGAGGATGAACCGTTGAATGATGTTGAATTGATGGAAATCACTGAAGAATATAAGGAAAAGAATGATATTGAAGGAGGATATATCGCTCAAAGCTTTGATAAGATAGATTACATAATCAACGCTTACGATGATATAACCGTCATTACTGTGATTTCAAATGACCTCGAAATTCAAGACTTCTACGATGATTTGAAAGTAGTCAACAGTTGGAAAGGATTCAACAATGCTAAAGTCGACTTTGGACAAATAATAATTCTAAATCATGCATTCAGTCCTAAATTGCTTATACAACTTTATAAAGTGGCAACCAAACAAAAGGCCAAATTCTTTGAATCCCTTCACTTGCCACTTCACATAAACACTATCTTAAACAATGATGATTTCCTGGTGATTGCATCCAATCTTCCAGAGGAAACCTTAGACCAGGACTACATTATGGAAATCGGTCTGGACATTACAAATATGGAATATGAAGACGATGATATAGATTTGGAGGAGTTTATAGAAAGAATCGAAGATGCAGTTGTCATAAGCTGTGAGGATGCATTGGAAAAGATCAACTTGAATATTGGAATATTGGATTATCTTGTCAGTGAAGGAATCCAGATTGGAGACATGGTAGAAGTTGGAATGAGTCTTTTGGAAAACATTGAACCAAGTGATGAACTGAAAGAAAAACTAGAGAAGCAATTGCTCAAATCAATTAGTGATAGAAACATCAATGCACTGTTAATATCAGCTGTCAGACTGGAAGAAGACCTTAAAAAAGGAAGAGTCCGTGAGATTGACATCAATGAAAAACCAATCCATTTTTATCCGGATGAACTTGTCGGTGCAGCAATCGCAAATCAAATAGCTGGAACAAAGGCTTTACTCAACTTTAGAAGATATTCAAAGGAAAAGCCAGGAATATTATATGGTTTGGGACCAATCCTATCTAATACATTTGCAGGCTTAATAGCTGGATGCATGACAAATATACTCGAGGAATGAACTTTTAAATTAATATTGATAATTTTAAACTATAAATTTAAACTATAAAAACTAATTAAAAAGTGATGGATTTGAAAATATGAAAGAAGAAAACAATGATGACTATTTTGAAAAACAAAGCCCTTCCATATTGCGTTCAATTGGAGGTTTATTGACCTTTTCAACAATCCTTCCTTTAAACGTTTATACAACAATTGAAGAGATGGCAAAAATGACATGGTTCTGGCCGGTCATTAATGGATTTATCGGATTGATAGCTGCATTGATTGCATTCATATTAACAAAATTCATCCATTTTGACCCATTATTGGTTGCCACTATAGTCTATGGATTCCTATTGATTGTCAATGGATTCAATCATTTTGATGGACTTATGGACTTTGGTGATGGAGTGATGGTTCACGGAGACCCTCAGAAAAAATTAGGCATCATGAAGGATCCCATGACTGGCGTCGGTGGAATTTCCACAGGATTTATTGTGGGCACAATTACAATTGCAGCATACGCTTCATTAATCAATTATGCTTATGCCGTTGGCTTTAGTTTCATTTTATTGATTATCGTAGCGGAAATCTCTGCAAAAATAGGATTGACAACCTGCTGCATATGTTCAAAAGCAGGTGATGATGGAATCGGAAAATATTTCATCCAAAATATGAATCTTCAAAACTATGTGATTGGATTAATTATCTGCTTTATAATTTCTGTAGCCCTTAGCTTAGGACCTGGAATCCACATAGGACTTTTAGGAATCATTGGAGGAGCATTTGGTGGAGCATTGACTGCATTGATTGCTAAAAGGCATCTTGAGATTGCAAATGGAGATGTCCTTGGAACTTCAAATGAGTTAGGCAGACTTTTCTCATTGATAGCAATGCTAATATTGATTTCAATAAACTTTAGTGCTTTACTTTAAATTAAAAATTTAAAAAAAGAATCAAAAATTTAAAAATTATCTTAAATTATACAGAGTGAAAAAATGAATATAAATGTTTTAAGATTAGACCATAGAATAGGAAGAGATACACGTATTACAACCCATGTATGTTTGACTGCAAGAGCTTTCGGAGCAAGCAAGGTATGGTTGGCAGGAGAAGAGGACCATAGCATGATGAAAAGCGTTAGAGACATTGCAGACAGATGGGGAGGAGACTTTGAAATAGAATACAACAATTCTTACATGGAAGTCATAATGAACTGGAGAGAAAATGGAGGAAAAATAGTTCATTTGACAATGTATGGTTCTCAAGCTCATGAAATTGTAGATGAAGTTCGTGAAACCGGTGATGACATCTTAATCATCGTTGGTGGAGCGAAAGTACCTACAAAAGTCTATAAAAATGCTGATTGGAACGTTTCTGTAACTACACAGCCTCACTCTGAAGTTGCAGCACTTGCAATCTTCCAACATTTTTTGATGGAAGGAAAGGAATTCGACCTGAAATTTGAAAATCCTGTATTTGAAGTGATTCCAACAGCTCATGGAAAAACAGTGAATATCCATGATGAAAATAGAAAAATCAACAAAGAATAATTTAATTATTATTCTTTAACTTTTTTTAATAATTTTGCACTATTTCTTAGTATAGAATTTTTTAATAAGCTTCTACTTTTTTACACCTAAGAAATGAAATCATCCAAGCGTTTTAAAGCTTTCATCTTATCATAATTATCTAATTTTGCCTGATAGAGAGCATCCTTTACAGTAGCTATTGAATTGTCATAAACATCCCTGTCAACAGGATATGGGAAACCATCCTTTCCCCCATGACTAAAGGAATATTT
The sequence above is drawn from the Methanobrevibacter sp. genome and encodes:
- the larC gene encoding nickel pincer cofactor biosynthesis protein LarC, translating into MVYIIDPQNAGISGNMIIGALVDLGADEEKVKNLMEDVAVDFGEVEVSLTKVNKAGIDATFCNVKTIDEDNENNHHIHFSDFFEKIDLLKFAEIENLTDEMVELAKRVFKRIAISESGVHGKSLEDVHFHEVGAADAIADVFGSICAYFDLGMDKDKVVGLPIAVGGGSVETAHGRIPVPAPASLDILKGLTDEEFGDFSKGEAKCVGGPVDSELATPTGCALYMEFCDEFLEFAPMMSPEEIAYGCGSKEFDFPNVLRVIKSKDTNGKHKICVIETNIDHMSGEELGFLFDLLLIEGASDVSMVPIVMKKNRPGQLIKIICKPDLVDHLVNILFKETGTLGIRISENTHRGVAERQFIPLDINVGNHIYTINFKIGLIGDEIISHRAEYEDLRRIAVEQDIPLIEVRDVANTMIRDFLENNRE
- a CDS encoding phosphatidylglycerophosphatase encodes the protein MSKKSKNNKNIKEIESIKKSLVNGELIKNEDALYINNPDYFLTFSDLEISDGIDIIENIMVLSDNYISFNRENEDEPLNDVELMEITEEYKEKNDIEGGYIAQSFDKIDYIINAYDDITVITVISNDLEIQDFYDDLKVVNSWKGFNNAKVDFGQIIILNHAFSPKLLIQLYKVATKQKAKFFESLHLPLHINTILNNDDFLVIASNLPEETLDQDYIMEIGLDITNMEYEDDDIDLEEFIERIEDAVVISCEDALEKINLNIGILDYLVSEGIQIGDMVEVGMSLLENIEPSDELKEKLEKQLLKSISDRNINALLISAVRLEEDLKKGRVREIDINEKPIHFYPDELVGAAIANQIAGTKALLNFRRYSKEKPGILYGLGPILSNTFAGLIAGCMTNILEE
- the cobS gene encoding adenosylcobinamide-GDP ribazoletransferase is translated as MKEENNDDYFEKQSPSILRSIGGLLTFSTILPLNVYTTIEEMAKMTWFWPVINGFIGLIAALIAFILTKFIHFDPLLVATIVYGFLLIVNGFNHFDGLMDFGDGVMVHGDPQKKLGIMKDPMTGVGGISTGFIVGTITIAAYASLINYAYAVGFSFILLIIVAEISAKIGLTTCCICSKAGDDGIGKYFIQNMNLQNYVIGLIICFIISVALSLGPGIHIGLLGIIGGAFGGALTALIAKRHLEIANGDVLGTSNELGRLFSLIAMLILISINFSALL
- a CDS encoding tRNA (cytidine(56)-2'-O)-methyltransferase; this encodes MNINVLRLDHRIGRDTRITTHVCLTARAFGASKVWLAGEEDHSMMKSVRDIADRWGGDFEIEYNNSYMEVIMNWRENGGKIVHLTMYGSQAHEIVDEVRETGDDILIIVGGAKVPTKVYKNADWNVSVTTQPHSEVAALAIFQHFLMEGKEFDLKFENPVFEVIPTAHGKTVNIHDENRKINKE